One genomic region from Microcoleus sp. FACHB-672 encodes:
- a CDS encoding rhodanese-like domain-containing protein, whose protein sequence is MSAQFYRSSIPQITVKELAHRLLSDTTDNLQLLDVREPSEVAIAHLEGFHNLPLSEFAEWSGEIPTRLDPHAETLVLCHHGVRSAQMCQWLMSQGFTNVKNVVGGIDAYSLEVDPAIPAY, encoded by the coding sequence ATGTCCGCTCAATTTTACCGTTCATCCATTCCCCAGATTACCGTTAAAGAACTTGCCCACCGGCTGTTGTCAGACACCACCGACAACCTGCAACTGTTAGATGTGCGCGAACCGTCCGAAGTTGCAATCGCTCACCTAGAAGGTTTTCACAACCTCCCTTTGAGTGAATTTGCCGAATGGTCAGGCGAAATCCCCACCCGCCTTGATCCCCATGCCGAAACCCTCGTACTCTGCCACCACGGGGTTCGCTCCGCTCAAATGTGCCAGTGGTTGATGTCGCAGGGTTTCACCAATGTCAAAAACGTGGTGGGGGGAATTGATGCCTACTCACTTGAGGTCGATCCGGCCATTCCCGCGTACTAA
- the bchH gene encoding magnesium chelatase subunit H, with translation MKRIVLIAGFESFNTGLYRQAAKLATARCPDLDIRVFSDRDISSQPEVIATALQEADVFFGSLLFDYDQVLWLRDRTQHIPIRLVFESALELMSLTQIGAFKIGDKPKGMPKPVKFILDKFSNGKEEDKLAGYISFLKTGPKLLKYVPVQKVQDLRNWLIIYGYWNAGGSENVASMFWTLAEKYLGLKVGEIPLPVETPNMGLLHPNYPGYFESPRHYLEWYQQRAKEQESTQCPIPDARCPIVGILLYRKHVITKQPYIPQMIRHFEAAGLIPLPIFINGVEGHVAVRDWITTAYETEQRRQGNNETLSLSKDAVEVDAIVSTIGFPLVGGPAGSMEAGRQVEVAKRILSAKNVPYIVAAPLLIQDIHSWTRKGVGGLQSVVLYALPELDGAIDTVPLGGLVGEDIYLVPERLERLTGRLKCWIELRKTKPENRRIAIILYGFPPGYGATGTAALLNVPKSLLKFLHALKEQGYSVGELPENGEELIRWVKEADEGTTDAQRLTQMESQDIGVEQRLSAVNTVNVKTLEEWLGYLLKTRIEKQWQSLTGAGIKTDGDEFQIGGVQLGNVWIGVQPPLGVAGDPMRLMFERDLTPHPQYAAFYKWLQNDFNAHAVVHFGMHGTVEWLPGSPLGNTGYSWSDILLGNLPNLYIYAANNPSESILAKRRGYGVLISHNVPPYGRAGLYKELMTLRDLISEYREDPQKNSALQEAICKKIIDAGVEADCPFEDAKKFGIAFTPENARMFSKEALSQYFVKIYEYLQIVEQRLFSSGLHTFGEPPNEEALKSYLNAYFGEDNSGDAIKTAGSKNGNSSTNGGAIEKLEAAFKIQTLLAQTTDELTNLLRGLNGEYIPPAPGGDLLRDGPGVLPTGRNIHALDPYRMPSPAAYERGREIAQKIIAQHLQENGKYPETVAVMLWGLDAIKTKGESLGILLELVGAEPVKEGTGRIVCYQLKPLLEVGHPRIDVLANLSGIFRDSFVNIIELLDDLFQRAADADEPEEQNFIRKHALSLKAQGVENASARLFSNPAGDFGSLVNERVTDGNWESGEELGNTWQDRNVFSYGRKDKGEARREVLNELLKTSDRIVQEIDSVEYGLTDIQEYYANTGALKRAAEKQSGKKVTASFVESFSKDTTPRNLDDLLRLEYRTKLLNPKWAEAMANQGSGGAYEISQRMTALIGWAGTADFTDSWVYNQAADTYAFDPEMANKLREANPEAFRNIVGRMLEANGRGFWQPEAEKLQKLRELYEQSDAEIEGVPV, from the coding sequence ATGAAACGCATCGTTTTGATTGCTGGGTTTGAATCGTTCAACACCGGCTTATACCGGCAAGCGGCGAAACTGGCAACTGCTCGCTGTCCAGATTTGGATATTCGGGTATTTAGTGATCGTGACATCTCCAGCCAACCAGAGGTGATCGCAACGGCTTTGCAAGAGGCGGATGTATTCTTTGGTAGCCTGCTATTTGATTACGATCAGGTGCTTTGGCTGCGTGATCGCACGCAACATATCCCCATTCGCTTAGTATTTGAGTCGGCGCTGGAATTGATGAGCTTGACGCAGATCGGGGCGTTCAAAATTGGGGATAAACCCAAGGGAATGCCGAAGCCGGTTAAGTTTATTTTGGACAAATTTAGCAATGGCAAAGAGGAAGATAAACTTGCGGGATATATTAGCTTTTTAAAGACAGGGCCAAAACTTTTAAAATATGTGCCGGTGCAAAAAGTTCAAGACTTACGCAACTGGTTGATTATTTATGGTTATTGGAATGCCGGCGGTTCTGAAAATGTGGCCTCTATGTTTTGGACGTTGGCAGAGAAATATTTGGGGTTAAAGGTTGGGGAAATTCCGCTGCCGGTGGAAACTCCAAACATGGGATTATTGCATCCAAATTATCCCGGTTATTTTGAATCACCCCGTCACTATTTAGAGTGGTATCAGCAGAGAGCCAAAGAGCAAGAATCTACCCAATGCCCAATCCCCGATGCCCGATGCCCCATTGTTGGTATTTTATTATATCGCAAACACGTTATTACAAAACAGCCTTATATTCCCCAAATGATCCGTCATTTTGAAGCAGCAGGATTAATTCCTTTGCCAATATTTATTAATGGTGTTGAAGGTCATGTTGCGGTTAGAGATTGGATCACAACCGCTTATGAAACGGAACAGCGCCGGCAGGGTAATAATGAGACGTTATCTTTATCTAAGGATGCCGTAGAAGTCGATGCAATTGTTTCTACAATTGGCTTTCCTTTAGTTGGGGGTCCTGCCGGTTCAATGGAAGCGGGCCGGCAAGTGGAAGTTGCGAAGCGTATTCTGTCTGCTAAAAATGTACCCTACATTGTTGCGGCACCTTTATTAATTCAAGATATTCACTCTTGGACTCGCAAAGGAGTTGGAGGATTGCAAAGTGTTGTTTTATATGCTCTACCCGAATTAGATGGGGCAATTGATACGGTTCCGCTTGGGGGTTTAGTCGGAGAAGATATTTATTTGGTTCCGGAACGGTTGGAACGTTTAACCGGCAGATTAAAATGCTGGATTGAATTAAGAAAAACAAAGCCAGAAAATCGGCGAATTGCCATCATTTTATATGGGTTCCCGCCTGGATATGGTGCAACCGGCACTGCAGCTTTATTAAATGTGCCGAAATCGCTTCTGAAGTTCCTTCACGCACTCAAAGAACAAGGTTACAGCGTTGGAGAATTACCCGAAAATGGGGAAGAATTAATCCGTTGGGTGAAAGAGGCGGATGAAGGAACCACTGATGCACAAAGATTAACACAGATGGAAAGTCAAGATATTGGCGTTGAGCAGCGTCTATCTGCGGTTAATACTGTTAATGTTAAAACTTTAGAGGAATGGTTAGGGTATCTGCTTAAAACCCGCATTGAGAAGCAGTGGCAATCTCTGACAGGTGCCGGCATCAAAACTGATGGAGATGAATTTCAGATTGGGGGTGTGCAGTTGGGGAATGTTTGGATTGGGGTGCAGCCTCCTTTAGGGGTTGCCGGTGATCCCATGCGGTTAATGTTTGAGCGGGATTTAACGCCACACCCTCAATATGCTGCGTTCTATAAATGGCTGCAAAACGATTTTAATGCCCATGCAGTTGTTCACTTCGGAATGCACGGCACAGTTGAATGGTTGCCCGGATCTCCTCTGGGAAACACCGGCTATTCTTGGTCAGATATTCTCTTAGGAAACTTACCGAATCTCTATATTTATGCAGCGAATAACCCCTCGGAATCAATTTTAGCAAAACGTCGCGGTTACGGGGTCTTAATTTCGCATAACGTCCCGCCATACGGACGTGCCGGCTTGTATAAAGAATTAATGACTCTCAGAGATTTAATTTCCGAATACCGAGAAGATCCGCAGAAAAACTCTGCATTGCAAGAAGCAATTTGCAAGAAAATTATAGATGCCGGCGTTGAAGCAGATTGTCCCTTTGAAGATGCCAAAAAATTTGGGATTGCTTTCACACCAGAAAATGCAAGGATGTTCAGTAAAGAAGCACTTTCACAGTATTTTGTCAAGATTTATGAATACCTACAAATTGTAGAACAACGGCTGTTTTCCTCTGGTTTGCACACCTTTGGAGAACCGCCGAATGAAGAAGCCTTAAAATCCTATCTTAATGCTTACTTTGGAGAAGATAACTCAGGAGATGCTATAAAGACTGCCGGCTCCAAAAATGGCAATTCGTCAACAAATGGGGGTGCAATTGAAAAACTAGAAGCCGCTTTCAAAATTCAAACTTTACTCGCACAAACGACAGATGAATTAACCAATCTTTTACGGGGATTAAATGGTGAATATATCCCCCCGGCACCGGGCGGTGATTTGTTACGAGATGGCCCTGGTGTGCTACCAACAGGGCGCAATATTCATGCTTTAGATCCTTATCGGATGCCCTCGCCGGCAGCTTATGAGCGCGGTCGAGAAATTGCCCAAAAAATTATTGCCCAGCATTTGCAAGAAAATGGCAAATATCCCGAAACAGTTGCCGTCATGCTATGGGGATTGGATGCGATTAAAACCAAGGGAGAATCCCTGGGAATTTTGCTAGAATTAGTTGGAGCGGAACCTGTGAAAGAAGGCACAGGGCGAATTGTTTGCTATCAGTTAAAGCCCTTATTAGAAGTGGGTCATCCCCGCATTGACGTTTTAGCAAATCTGTCGGGAATTTTCCGAGATAGCTTTGTCAATATTATTGAATTGCTGGATGATTTATTTCAACGTGCTGCTGATGCAGATGAACCGGAAGAACAGAATTTTATCCGCAAACACGCTTTATCTTTAAAAGCGCAAGGCGTAGAAAATGCCTCAGCGCGATTGTTTTCTAATCCTGCCGGTGATTTTGGTTCGCTTGTCAATGAGCGCGTTACAGATGGGAATTGGGAATCTGGGGAAGAATTGGGAAATACTTGGCAAGATCGCAATGTTTTCAGTTACGGGCGTAAAGATAAAGGTGAAGCGCGGCGAGAAGTGCTGAATGAACTGTTAAAAACCAGTGATCGGATTGTTCAAGAAATTGATTCCGTTGAATACGGTTTAACCGACATTCAAGAATATTATGCAAATACCGGCGCGTTAAAACGGGCAGCCGAAAAACAAAGTGGGAAAAAAGTAACCGCTAGTTTTGTCGAAAGCTTTTCTAAAGACACCACCCCGCGCAATTTAGACGATTTGTTACGTTTGGAATATCGCACTAAATTGCTCAATCCAAAATGGGCGGAAGCAATGGCAAATCAAGGCAGTGGCGGCGCTTATGAAATCTCTCAACGAATGACCGCATTAATTGGATGGGCCGGCACCGCAGATTTTACCGATTCATGGGTTTATAATCAGGCAGCAGATACCTACGCTTTTGATCCAGAAATGGCGAATAAATTGCGAGAAGCAAATCCAGAAGCATTCCGCAATATTGTAGGACGAATGTTAGAAGCAAATGGGCGAGGTTTCTGGCAGCCAGAAGCCGAAAAATTACAAAAGCTGCGCGAATTATATGAGCAATCCGATGCAGAAATTGAAGGAGTGCCGGTGTAA